Sequence from the Eleutherodactylus coqui strain aEleCoq1 chromosome 13, aEleCoq1.hap1, whole genome shotgun sequence genome:
ACTTTACTGaccgtgcttaaaggggttgtctcgcggcagcaagtggggttaagcacttctgtatggccgtattaatgcactttgtaatatacatcgtgcattaaatatgagccatacagaagttattcacttacctgctccagtgctgccgtccccgtcgccatggtgccgtctaatttcagcgtctaatcgcccgattagacgcgcttgcgcaaaagggtcttctcccttctggtcggtccgggcacgagcggtgctCTGGCTCCGCcctatcacgtgtgccgattccagccaatcaggaggctggaatcggcacacgtgacggggcggagctacgtgatgatgcgtacagggggcggagccagaacaccgctgctgccggaccgagccgaagggaaaagacccatctgcgcaagcgcgtctaatcgggtgattagacgctgaaattagacggcaccgtggcgacggggacgctagcaacggagcaggtaagtgaataacttctatatggctcatatttaatgcacgatgtatattacaaagtgcattaatatggccatacagaagtgtataaccccacttgctgccgcaggacaacccctttaacaatttttGTGACAGGAAGCAGATCACTTTAGCTTCTGGTCACCTTAGGAGTCACTCTTTTCAAATGGTAGAGCGCCATATAGCGCCATCAGCCATTAAACACTACATTTACTCCTCACTCTCTTGCCAGGACATATAGCGATATACTGGAGGCTTATAATATGCCTTGTAGATATTAGATCCAGAGAGGCCAGACCTTTAGAATCCACCAATGTGAAGAGTATGTTAAAAAAGAATGTGATGCATCAACACTTATGCGTTATTACTCTACTGTCCATAATAATCTCCAATTATAATCTCCGATTCACTAAAATGGTTTTCATATTTAAAACACCTCTTATACAATCCACATGATTGTAGTTATTAGCAAATGAATTACAGTATAGCCAAGGAAGTGTCCAAATAGGACATAATCACGGGGCACacccctaaaatataacctttaataagaTATAACTATACCAGTTAACAAGGGCTGATGTGTAAGAAACAAACAATACACAAAATACAGCACAACTAAAAGGTCAGGGACAATCGGCCATATAGCCCCAGGTCAATGAGTCACTCAAACATATACTTGAGGCTATCTAGAAGTATTAGACTTGAGCTACCCTACTTTAGCCCTATCAgattgaggcccaatgtccaggggcggatttgttttgcggaagatccgcaattaAAGCCACCCATAAGGAAGCATGGGCCTCCGCACCCCAATTAAagtatgcagatttgttttgcggatcttTTGGTCCGAAAAACAAATCACAGTATGGTCCATTTCAGTGttgttcccgcacggacggcttccattgaagtcaatggaagccatccaatccgcgggaaagcagttaaaaaaaaaacaaaactatactgcgcatgtgtgccgccCAGCACTTCCGCGCACATGTGCAGTCGCCGCTCGAGTCTGATTTCACTGAGGGCTCCCGCAtacagaatccgacccacccattaaaggggttgtcccgcgaaagcaagtggggttatacacttctgtatggccatattaatgcactttgtaatgtacatcgtgcattaattatgagccatacagaagttattcacttacctgttccgttgctggcgtcctcgtctccatggagccgtctaatttcagcgtctaatcgcccgattagacgcgcttgcgcagtccggtcttctcccttctgaatggggccgctcgtgctggagagcggctcctcgtagctccgccccgtcacgtgtgccgattccagccaatcaggaggctggaatcggcaatggaccgcacagagcccacggtgcaccatgggagaagacctgcggtccaccgtgggtgaagatcccggaggccatcttagcaaggtaagtaagaagtcaccggagcacggggattcgggtaagtgctatccggggttttttttttttaacccctgcatcgggtttgtcttgcgccgaacggggggggctattgaaaaaaaaaaaaaaaacccgtttcggcgcgggacaacccctttaacacgagGCCAAAGGAACAATATTTTTCAGTTAGGATCTGGAGATTCCCCAACAGTGACCCTCCTGTTATTACTCTGGGGCTGCGCAGTTGGTTTTCAGTACACTGACCAATTAGCAGAGAGAAATCTATGGCTTTCTGCGTCTGATCAATGCGGTCTCCCATGGGTATATTTGTGAGCGACTCATTGATTTGGGACTATACGGCCGATTGTCCCTGACCTTTTAGTTGTGTTCTGTATTTTGTGTATTGTTTGTTTCTTACATGACATCAGGCCTTGTTATAtcttattaaaggttatattttaagggtGTCCCCAGTAAATTAGTCATTAGCAAAGGAACCGAATAGTCACATCAAGGAAgagaaagtttaaaggggttgtccggccacacagggtaacattttttataatgctgctgcttccctttcagtaaggatggtaacacacagcatacaggggctcaaaccagcaggcagatcagctgcaatgtcagcttattaccttagaatctgatcttcactgcagctttcaaagatggcgcctctgtgctgccttctcacatgctctgcgctctccctctgtgctgccttcccacaatgctctgcgctctccctctgtgctgccttcccacaatgctctgcgctctccctctgtgctgccttcccacaatgctctgcgctctccctcttctgtgtgcacgcACCCGATGGCAGTGAGAGGCATGAAAGGCAGGATTTCCTGGCCTCGCTCCTCTCTGGTCATAGCCCCGCCCaggacacgcccacctctattgaaccgaactacagtctctccccacccaggccccgcccctgatgcatactataatcagagggggtgtggccaggggagactgtgttatacactcatggttcacgataaaatccctagtgtaaacagcagcacagtgtatagtgaatggagagagaactctcctgcagccccccactgcaagggtatctactgcccccccaccctgctaaaggaaagtaaaacaaaacatttccccacactcacatgcccccatagtgcccctcacaatgacccccccccccacagtgcactctcccacagtgcccccctaatgatcccccacagttgttcccccctacagtgccacaaacagtgccctccacagtaccccctacacatgcccccccacagtgccccccagtgtcacccctacagtgtcctccaaagtagcccccctccacatgcccccctcattcccccccaaccacagcattctccacagtcccccctcaacagtgcccccccagtatcCCCCGCCCcagagtgccctccacagtacccacctacacatgccaccccccccagagtccccccagtgcactccaaagtagcccccccctgcatgccccccacagtccccccatccacagcgtccctatacagtgcccccctgtgacctcccccacagagtccccctttacagtgcccacacacaagtacactaacagcaccccctgcccctcccccctacaagtacagtgatacctatatatagataacacaggatccaccattcacaacagacacagctcacctcctcccctccctgcacagacaggattataccatgtgaaaaattactgtgacagccccacgCTAACCCACCCAGTGcggcaaattactgtcacagccccccttCCAACCCCacctgacaaattactgtgacagaccaCTCCTCCACCGcgccaagtctatgtgacgggacaccccaccgcagcaagtctatgtgactgcacactccaccgcggcaagtctatgtgaccgcacactccaccgcgacaagtctatgtgaccgcacactccaccgcgacaagtctatgtgaccgcacacttcaccgcagcaagtctatgtgaccgcacaccccaccgcaacaagtctatgtgaccgcacactccaccgcgacaagtctatgtgaccgcacactccaccgcagcaagtctatgtgaccgcacactccaccgcggcaagtctatgtgaccgcacactccaccgcgacaagtctatgtgaccgcacactccaccgcgacaagtctatgtgaccgcacactccaccgcgacaagtctatgtgaccgcacacttcaccgcgacaagtctatgtgaccgcacactccaccgcagcaagtctatgtgaccgcacactccaccgcagcaagtctatgtgaccgcacactccaccgcagcaagtctatgtgaccgcacactccaccgcagcaagtctatgtgaccgcacgccccaccatgacaagtctatgtgaccgcacaccccaccatgacaagtctatgtgaccgcacactccaccgcgacaagtctatgtgaccgcacactccaccgcgacaagtctatgtgaccgcacactccaccgcgacaagtctatgtgaccgcacactccaccgcagcaagtctatgtgaccgcacacctcaccatgacaagtctatgtgaccgcacaccccaccgcgacaagtctatgtgaccgcacactccaccgcgacaagtctatgtggccgcacactccacagcgacaagtctatgtggccgcacactccaccgcggcaagtctatgtgaccgcacactccaccgcggcaagtctatgtgaccgcacactccaccgcgacaagtctatgtgaccgcacactccaccgcgacaagtctatgtgaccgcacactccaccgcgacaagtctatgtgaccgcacactccaccgcgacaagtctatgtgaccgtacACTCCACcgcggcaagtctatgtgaccgcacactcccccgcgacaagtctatgtgaccgcacactccaacgcgacaagtctatgtgaccgcacactccaacgcgacaagtctatgtgaccgcacacccccaccatgacaagtctatgtgaccgcacactccaccgcgacaagtctatgtgaccgcacactccaccgcgacaagtctatgtgaccgcacaccccaccgctacaagtctatgtgaccgcacactccaccgcgacaagtctatgtgaccgcacattccaccgcgacaagtctatgtgaccgcacactccaccgcgacaagtctacgtgaccgcacactccaccgcgacaagtctatgtgaccgcacaccccaccgctacaagtctatgtgaccgcacactccaccgcgacaagtctatgtgaccgcacactccaccgcgacaagtctatgtgaccgcacactccaccacgacaaggCGGCTTATGTGCAAGTAAGTTTAACCCGTTATCTGCTGGAGTGAATGAAATAACATGGACAGGCCAGTACAGAGTATTTCAGGGGATGGTTGTGCTGATCTCGTATGCATTAAATTGTGGAACAAGCAAGGctcctagcagcacagagtatttctgcAATGCTGATAAAGTGCCGTTACTACACATCAGTTCTGCTACAAATGCTCATGATGCTGGGGCTACTGGTTCTTGTCACCACTTGTCTAACCTttctttcctgttttttttttgcagatcaaTGACCCAGATGCTGAAATATGGATAGTAAGTAACTCCAAGCAAACTTGTGGTATTCTGATAAATGGGCCATGTCAATAAAGTCTGAGGAAAGTAACAAAATTTAGTCCATAAgatagtgtttcccaactccagtcctcaaggcaccccaacaggtcatgttttcaggatctcctctagtaagaacacctgtgggaatgtctgaggcaccgacaataattacatcacctgggcaacactgaggaaatccagaaaacatgacctgttggggtgccttgaggactggagttgggaaacactgccctaaGACCACATTCTCACGTGGCGGAAGTGTGGCAGGCGTTCCACAATGTGATCCCCTCAGTTATTCCACAAGAAGTGGCCATAAAGATGACCATAGTGCTTGTCGGCCATGCAGAGCTCTCTCAACTGTCCTGGATCCAGCTGGTCAGTCCCAGAATCCAGGAAACTTGCTCCAAGTTCTGCTGCCACCACTCTGCTCATGCTGTACGCAGCGCTAGCCTGCTGGCTGACTGCAGCACAATCAGGGAGTCCGGTCGAATCTCAGCAATTGGCTATGGTGGCAGTGTCACCATCAATCCTGCGGCTTCTGGAGGGTGATGCCccttgtgtgtgggggggtggcaGCAGTGACCAGTAGGACAGGCTGACACACATAAATTACCTGTCGGGGTCCCGCTATACACTCTCtgccaaaaggaaaaaaaataaaatcgaacACCTAGAAGACGTTGTAGTTTTACTGTAagacccgtcctgcagttccatctcaggcagatatacaaatgatgagttgtggtgattagatgaacggtcttgtcaccggaggccgtAAAAGCgcctccacccttggcctataaaaggctctcagaggcccgtagtgacctcttcttcagcttgtgtggagcttgttgctcactagacgcctctacgagaagagatttcacccctttaccGGAGTCTTAGAGGGGCGCagtattgggatgggagaagctggatggtcgtatcaacaaattACCTGCcaactgggccgttctgaccagactgttagcccgcctgcacatgggtggatttttgctATGAAATCCACTGCAGGCATCAACGCTTTTCCCTGCACACTTGGTTTGCAGGGAAAAATTGCAGAATTCTCCACTTTTGTGCGGGCTcagcacagactgcttccattgaagtcagtgaagccgtctgatccgcggcccgtctgcaattaacatttgaagaaaaaaaaaaatgtactgtgcatgtccgattgcgagccatgtggaccatctgcagtacagatgaagaagacaAGAGAGGTACTcgcggatgccgctgctgccagggacagattttgcatgcggaatccggctctacGGTTTCCAGGGTACACACTCCGTTCCGTTTCTTTATTCTCTATAGGTGATCTATGCAGTCCCAGCCGCCCTGATTTCCCTCCTCAGTATAGATCCAGATATAACGGGTGAGTCCACAGTGATAATGACCAGGTCCTGGGTCAACACTGATTCTCACATCTTTCCATAGCTGCTAAAATTTAAAGGGGCATTTTGTAACAACATCCATGTTATTTTCAACACATAGGTCACGTGATCTGGAGGACGCTGTCCGGTCTCCATTGCGCCATCTGTTTGATTGGAGCTTTTTATCTTTTGGCATCGCTTCTGATTTCTGGTAATATAAAAAGCATACTACAAGAGGAGGAGTGCAGGTAAGCTGTATGACTACAGTACATGATTGCTGTAGCTTATGAATAGAATGCTAGAACTACAGGGAAGACTGACACATAGGGGAAGTAGTAAGAGGGTGGAGGTAGAAAATAACTTTATATAACGGCAGCTTATTAGCTGCAAAGACACATTAAAAATGAAGATTTGGCTTCCTTCTGACACTCACTCAAAGTTATCTTGTAGGGAGTTAATTGGATTATTAATCATTGCACTGTGGCTCATCCTCTGTAAAGACACTGGAAGGTAAGTTTAAGGAGCGCTGAGCGGCACCCGTTTACTTTCACTTGGCAATTACCattagtttgagcgatcatttattCAACCTCCTCTTGTCATAGAGTACATTGTTGGTAGCGCTTCCCTAGTTACACAGCTGGAGATGTGCAGTCGCTCATTTTTTAGGTCTAGAAGATGTGATCAGCAATGATCGCAGGACATGCTACGGGTGACTATttactagcgggttttttttctgctgcgaatttgctgcaattttttcttccaattgtcaatgggacttcctaatgttaaaaccacaacgctacgcaacgcaactttgcgtttttaacattagaaagtcccattgacaattggaagaaaaaatagcagcaaatgcgCAGcagaaaaacactagtgggtagtcacccttactggGAAATAATCGGAACGgacaggtgatcaatagttggTAGGCGGCGATACCCCACTCCAgatccctgttgatcagctgtcagtgcagtgggttaGACATCTAATAGAAGGTATTGATCACTTTGATTTAAATGGCAGTGTAAagccgtctattacacttccagccctgaccaccgatgatgTCAGCCAATCCGCtgcactgcagtgggccaggcgATCAACGAGGATCTTCGGCTGCAGACCTCTGCTGACCGTCTATCCTGAGGAGAAGCCACCAATATTAAAGGATCTGGAATACACATTTAAGAAATGACTACTTGAAAAATACTGACACCGTTAGCCTGTAGCACTTTCTTGACTTGTATTTCAATAGTTGGATCATTTAGATCCTGAATCCCCGTCACTGAGGAGTCTCAGCCCAAGACTCATGTGCAAAGATCTGTATCTAGGAGTGACCGCATACCAGGTGCATATATTGAatacttctttattcctccattcctgcgacgtttcgacctggctcggggtctttgtcaagcttataagcttgacaaagaccccgagcCGGATCGAAACGTCGCAGGAATAGAGGAATAAAGAAGTATTCAATTTATGCACCTGGTATGCTGTCACTCCTTCCAGACACAGATACTTGAAAAATATTGCCCCCTAGGTACCCGGGGGGTAGCCACCGgaacactgccccctaggtacccggggggggggggggaggggggtagccACCATAATGCTACCCCATCTACATTTTTACAATTACTATAATGATTTTCACTGATTTATTACAGAGCCGTGGTTGGTGGATCAGATTGCTGGTGGCTACGTCCATCTCAATTTTTCCTTTCCTAACTTGGGCCTACATCTACATCAATAAGGAGATGAGGACATCTTGGCCACAGCACTGCAAGACTGCCATCTAAGATCAGAACAGTCAATTTTTCTGGACCAGTTCTATGGCCCCGCTGGCCTGGTGCCTATGATAGTGTGTATGGATCCCATCTGGGGCATTTACTTCTACAATAACCTTTCAGCTTTATCAGGATATAGATAAGGGACCCACATTGGATGAGACTGTTCTGGTGAGCATGTTGTAGAACAGGTTTATACCAATCAACACTTCTTTAGGATCACATAGTGGAGTTTGTCCTTGTCATGGGTTTTCATAACAAACTAAGAATTATGGTTAGAAAAattcaaaattgcattttttgacTGAGAATTTCCCCCAGTTCTCCTGAGAGAGGAGAATACAAAGGCAACTTGAACTTTGCTGATTATAAGAATTTCCGGTTGTTCCGCCCTTGCAGATCacgatccatggaaaaataaagtaacaatgaaaataaaaaataattttcaaaaaatggttttattgttgaaaagtagaaaaataaaaaaagaaaatacattcATTTTGGTACTGTGGTACGTAccaacccacaaaaaaaaaaaaatcatgatgtCATAAAAAGTAGGGCAGctcaaccaccacatgggtaaaatccctgaaaaaaaaaaaaaaaaggtatctggtccttaaggtacaaaacagcctggttcttaaggggttaaacatgtgcTTGTTTCACAGAATggagctgctgctactgcaggcgTAATACATGGAACGTCTAGAGTTGCAGAAGACCACAACTGAGCTCAGCACTTTTTATCTACCACGCCCGACCAAGAGGCATCTACTATATGTATTGTGACCTCCTGTTACTTGCCTACTGTGTGAAATGtgacaatcgcttgaaaaaacAAAACCGATCAGTGCAGCACACGATAATGGAACCCATCCCCACCAGAAAAGTTTTGTTTCTGGACCCAAAAGGTCACTTTAAAGTCTTCAGGAACAGTCAATATTGGAGTTGTGGGGTCCAACTTCCAGCACCCCtcatgatcagctgtttgggtgAGTGCTGTGCCTACTTAACTGTGTACcaagcacagcactgtacattttaTAGTGGTAGTGCCTAGTACTGAAACGGATGGaacttgaatggaactgagccATGCAAAGGCCATGTGACTAATGGATGTGTCATCACAGACCAATAAATAGGCCTCTATCCCTGCAAACAGATGATCGGCAGCAGCATCAGGAGTCGGACACCATCATTCTAATAGTGATGccttatcttgaggataggtcatcaataatatagtctgcgataacccctttaatgtgtaaaaagttaGGTGATAAGCAACACAATTCATGAGTTGTACTGCTATAGAACTAACTATATTGGAGGCAAATGCCACCATACTATATCCTCTGCCGGCCTCCACTTCTGGCTGCCACAGCAATGTGACTGTGACAGTTGCTCACCAGCTAAGTGGCACCAGTGATGTCATTGTTGTCTTGCTGTGGGAGACTTAGCTCTGGTGAAACAGGAGTGTCAGGAGAGATTTGTATATAGTGGTGCGCCTACAACTGGGCAGGGCAggaaactgcggtctgactgtaACATGTCTCCACTTTCAGAAAATAGGTTTTATTTTAATGCAGCATTTATCCACCAATATGCCGCTACTTGTTCACATAGCCTTTATGTGCCCTATCCTCCTGCCTAGTACGGCACCCTACGCCATTGTGCGCCCCATCCTCCTGCCTAGTACGGCACACTACGCCTGTATGCGCCCCATCCTCCTGCCTACTACGGCAAACTACGCCTGTATGCGTCCCATCCTCCTGCCTAGGGCGGCACCCTACGCCTCTGTGCGTCCCATCCTCCTGCCTAGGGCGGCACCCTACGCCTCTGTGCGTCCCATCCTCCTGCCTAGGGCGGCACCCTACGCCTCTGTGCGTCCCATCCTCCTGCCTAGGACGGCACCCTACGCCTTTGTGCGTCCCATCCTCCTGCCTAGGGCGGCACCCTACGCCTTTGTGCGTCCCATCCTCCTGCCTAGGGCGGCACCCTACGCCTTTGTGCGTCCCATCCTCCTGCCTAGGGCGGCACCCTACGCCTTTGTGCGTCCCATCCTCCTGCCTAGGGCGGCACCCTACGCCTTTGTGCGTCCCATCCTCCTGCCTAGGGCGGCACCCTACGCCTTTGTGCGTCCCATCCTCCTGCCTAGGGCGGCACCCTACGCCTTTGTGCGTCCCATCCTCCTGCCTAGGGCGGCACCCTACGCCTTTGTGCGTCCCATCCTCCTGCCTAGTGCGGCACCCTACGCCTTTGTGCGTCCCATCCTCCTGCCTAGGGCGGCACCCTACGCCTTTGTGCGTCCCATCCTCCTGCCTAGGGCGGCACCCTACGCCTTTGTGCGTCCCATCCTCCTGCCTAGGGCGGCACCCTACGCCTTTGTGCGTCCCATCCTCCTGCCTAGGGCGGCACCCTACGCCTTTGTGCGCCCCATCCTCCTGCCTAGTACGGCACCCTACGCCTTTGTGCGCCCCATCCTCCTGCCTAGTACGGCACCCTACGCCTTTGTGCGCCCCATCCTCCTGCCTAGTACGGCACCCTACGCCTTTGTGCGCCCCATCCTCCTGCCTAGTACGGCACCCTACGCCTTTGTGCGCCCCATCCTCCTGCCTAGTACGGTACCCTACGCCTTTGTGCGCCCCATCCTCCTGCCTAGTACAGCACCCTACGCCTTTGTGCGTCCCATCCTCCTGCCTAGTACGGCACCCTACGCCTTTGTGCGTCCCATCCTCCTGCCAAGTACGGCACCCTACGCCTTTATGCGTCCCATCTTCCTGCCTAGTACGGCACACTGCGACTTTGTCCGCCTCATCCTCCTGCCTAGTACGGCACCCTCCGCCATTGTGCGCCCCATCCTCCTGCCTAGTACGGCACCCTCCGCCATTGTGCGTCCCATCCTCCTGCCTAGTACGGCACCCTACGCCTTTGTGCGTCCCATCCTCCTGCCTAGTACGGCACCCTCCGCCATTGTGCGTCCCATCCTCCTGCCTAGTACGGCACACTGCGACTTTGTCCGCCTCATCCTCCTGCCTAGTACGGCACCCTCCGCCATTGTGCGCCCCATCCTCCTGCCTAGTACGGCACCCTCCGCCATTGTGCGTCCCATCCTCCTGCCTAGTACGGCACCCTACGCCTTTGTGCGTCCCATCCTCCTGCCTAGTACGGCACCCTCCGCCATTGTGCGTCCCATCCTCCTGCCTAGTACGGCACACTGCGACTTTGTCCGCCTCATCCTCCTGCCTAGTACGGCACCCTCCGTCATTGTGCGCCCCATCCTCCTGCCTAGTACGGCACCCTCCGCCATTGTGCGTCCCATCCTCCTGCCTAGTACGGCACCCTACGCCTTTGTGCGTCCCATCCTCCTGCCTAGTACGGCACCCTCCGCCATTGTGCGTCCTATCCTCCTGCCTAGTACGGCACACTATGACTTTGTCCGCCTCATCCTCCTGCCTAGTACGGCACCCTCCGCCATTGTGCGCCCCATCCTCCAGCCTAGTACGGCACCTTACGCCTTTGTGCGCCCCATCC
This genomic interval carries:
- the LOC136588283 gene encoding transmembrane protein 220-like is translated as MEAAYVQINDPDAEIWIVIYAVPAALISLLSIDPDITGHVIWRTLSGLHCAICLIGAFYLLASLLISGNIKSILQEEECRELIGLLIIALWLILCKDTGRAVVGGSDCWWLRPSQFFLS